The Meriones unguiculatus strain TT.TT164.6M chromosome 14, Bangor_MerUng_6.1, whole genome shotgun sequence sequence GCAGTGGGAATGCCAGCAGCAGCTTCACTTTGCCTTGAGGATTATGCGGGTTTTCTCATCTCCGATAAAGACCCTAAAAACAAATTACCCTGTGAGGTCTCCATTCCCTTCGAAGAAGGACCCAGCTTTCCATCCGGAATCTCCAGGCCCAGAACTCTCTAGACAGAGAGCTTCCTGAGCTCAGCACTCCCAGGTGGCAAGGGACAGTTTCTGATCCCACATATACCCTTTCCAGAAGAATGCTTATGGTGGTCACTCAGAAATCAGCAATAGAGTGATTGCTGGTGTTTCACAACAGGCCCCAGGAGGCTTGGCCTGAAGCCCCTGAACTGCAGTGGGTAATGGTACAAGAAGGCTATACATGCAGCCCAGAGCCAGCCCTCCCAGACACTGatgaagaaggagggggaggatcTTGGAGGAGTTGGTGCCTCAAGGGGAATgaatatgatagatagatagatagatagatagatagatagatagatagatagatagatagatagaacaaaAAATGTTTAGATAAAAGTCTCTTTTAAGCCAATCTAAACACGAAGCCTACCCATAGGAAAGGAAAGCCTATGAGAGAGCCCAAGTCCCCAGAAACACATTTGAACACTACCTGGAGCCAGTGCACCCACAAGCCACCTCAATCTTAAGAGCCAGTTGGTCCCCCTTGGAGAGCGGATTCCTGTCACTTGGAGCCAAAGGCCCTAGCTTAGTTCCCTCTGAAGAtcccctgtctcctccaagtccaaGTGAGTGCCAACCTACTAGCCGCAAACTCCCCGTCACCCTCTTACCTAATGAGAAGTCCTACGAGGAGGCCAGCCAGGAGGGGCCCTATCCAGTAGACCCAGTGGAAGTCCCAGTAGCCGGCCATCACAGCAGGTCCAAAGGCACGAGCAGGGTTCATGCAGGCTCCAGAGATCCCACCACTGTAGACACACGGATACCCAGTCCACCAGCATCTCAGAAGGTCCTCAAGTCCACATCCTTAATCAGATCCACAGCCCACCCCACCCGGACACCCTCATTGGATCCCAGAGGCTATAAAGGAACCTTAGTGCCAGGCAGATGGAGGATGGTTCCTCTATGACCATCATGCCAGCCACTCCCCAACATACTTCTCGAGCAAATGTccagtaaaaaaataaacacctgCTTAGTCACTACAGAAGTTAAAAATGGAACACGTTCCTTTCCAAAGTCTATAAAGCAAAGTCCAAGGAATGTCACCCACTTTGGAGTACAGTTGACCTACATTCAAAGTCCAGGCCCGGAGTTCTGCTCTGTGACTTTTATCTAACCTCTCTGCATGTCCAGAGATGGAGATGCCCAGGAACAAATGACAGAATGTGTGCTTTGTAATGGTCATTGTAGTGTGCCTGGCCCATTGGGGTCCTCATGCCACCAACACGGACCCTACTCCTCTAGAGGGGGCTTGTCTGCCGGGTACACCAAAGGGGGCAGGTTCCTCAGGCTCACCAGAGGGAGCTTGTTTCCAAGGCACACCTCCAGCTCTGGGTGCTATCTCTAGACCTCCTCCCTGCTTTCAGACTGCTTCCTGCAGCCTTCAGTGGGTTCTTCGTCCAAAAGCCAAACCAGGTGGTGGAGCTCACGTGTAAATGAAGAAGGTGCCACTAGGGGGCAGCAAAGCACCACTACTGCTGATTTAACGAGAAAGGATTGGTTCTGAGACCAAAAGGAAGGAGTTCAACCTTTGGAAGGGACCTCACACACACTTCAACAGATGTGGGGGGGCTGTCCCAGATTTGTCACTTTATTTAGACTCGCCATGACCCTAAGTCATTTCTTGCCTTTCTGAACTTCAGTTTGACCACCTGTACAACGGGAGACAATTCCTGGCCAAACTCTGTCTTCTTAATGCCTTCCCAAAACTAACAAGAGGCTCAAAGTAAAAGAGACTGGGGTAgagaatattttatatatatatataagacagagccagcaccctgagggaatgttttatttctgttacaGAAATGAGGAATTTTTATAAAAACCCAGCACTCTGACTTAGACCTAGATGAAGCAAAATGGAAGGACCACCACATCCTCCCAGCCAAAAATCACCTAGCCCTTCCTGATACCACACACCCCACCACTGCCTGTTGCCTGCTCAAAGCCACCTCCATTTGCCACACTTTCCTGGCCCCTGTTGACACTGCCATCATGCTACTGAGGAACACTTACCCTGCCAGGATATCCACGGTGACAGAAAAGCCAATGGAGAATGGGGCCAGAGGGCCCTTTGTCTTCCTGTTGATGGCGCCCATACACACCGCCAGTGCCAACAGCATTGTCAGAATGATCTCTGCTCCCAGGGCTACCGCCACCTGCCCCTGATCCTTGACCGTTGCAAAGGCTGCCCCAGATGCATTCCAGAACctctcttctggactcactgCCTATGGAGACAAGTCACGAAGCCTAGGACAGAGAGAAGCTGGGAGCTGGGCACAGGGACCTACCTTGGAGGCCCGTGCTTCCAACCAACCCATCTGGACTTGGGCATGCCTGTGTCTATATGCCAGTTCTTTCCATTTTTACGTGTGACTGTGGGAGCTACAAGACCTCCCTGAGCCTTGCTTTGCTTGCCTGAAAACTGAGGATAACAGGCGTTGTGTCCGATGGTGCTTAGATAACCCTCTTTGAGAAAAAGAGCACAAAACTAGCTTGTGGAGACATTGAGGGACCTGCAGGCCTTGAGGAAGGCTGAATGAGGGGTTGAGACTGAGTCACCCTCAGGGGAGCAGGCAGTGGTGGGAgtgggaagagggggagaagggaagaatgGAAAGGAGGATGGAgcatggagggatggaggaaagaaggagcCCATGGAATTATGTAACAGAGCTATAGAATCTTTGGCCCAGCCTGGGGATGAAGTTGTATGGTAGAGAAATTCTTGGGAATGCTGGAGGCCCTGGTTTCTATCACCAGTGCTGATGGATAGAGACCCTGCAGCTAAGAAGAACCCACTTAAAATacgttctatttatttatttatttttacatgtatgagtgttttgtgtgcatgtatgtctgtgtaccacatgcatgcccggTAAACACAGAGGCCTGTAGAGGGTGTtggacccctggaactggagttgcaggtggttgtgagctgccctgtgggtgctgggtgtaaaacccaggtcatctggaggagctgccagtgttcttaattgctggGACCCAGaactagttttttttgtttgttttttttttattgatgaaaAGATATCAAAGATTTCAAGCATACACTATCAacatgaaggaaggagagggggaaggggactCTTCCATCAGTGCCAAGCTACCAGCCCAGTCCCAGCAGGGTTTACCCACCTTAGCCAGGGCAGCTCCAATCAGCCCCCCAAGCACCTGGGAGACCCAGTAGGGGATAAGCAGCATGGCGTTGAGGCCTCCGACCAGTGTGGCCGCGAGTGACACAGCAGGGTTGAAGTGTCCACCGCTACAACcaagaggagaaggaagccatGAGGCCACCACCATCCAAGGCCCACCACAGGGAATGTGCCTTGAGAATATGTACTTCAGCCTATCCCCCAAGCTGGGCCTGCAGGCTGGAGTCATCCCGGTCCCTGCCATTAGCAGAAATGCGGCAAATTTCTCCCACTTTCTACAAAGAGATTTGTGAGAGGtgagaggggcagagggagctGGGGATGGGTGGAGCAGGCCCTAAAACCAGGCCCTTGGTGGCCTTGGAGACAAACATAGGAAGAACATCCATgcatttccccccacccccagactcCTGAGGGCTTGCTCCGGCCCTCCAGAAATGTGGCCAGGTGCCCTATCAGAGGCCCACACAGCAGACTGCAAAACCAAGATGTTGGTGTGTATCCAGCACGCATCTCTGTGTGGCTTTACTGAACGCTGGCTGTTGTCATCCTCCACATCACACAACTGTACCCAGGCTCAGAGGCTTGCTTTGGCCACCAGGCCTTCCTAGATAGAAGGCCATGTGCTTTCCATCCCACTCACCACCTCCCTTGTGCATTTAAAGAGATAGTGTCCATTCTCTCTTTCCAGAGAACAGTATGGCACTGTCCTCCCCCATATCTGGTTTTGAATGAGATTAAATAGAGGACTGGCGCTATCCCAGTTCATCCAGTCAGATGCCCCAAGCGGGATATCCACCATTACAGTTGGCTCTTCTAGGAAAAGGCCCGCCTCCCCTCAACCCATGCCACTGAGCTCCTAGCAAGATAAAAGCCAAGCAAAAGAAGGGTCATCTTTCTGCccctaaaaacaaacagacaaaccccTCTTGTCAAGATGGAGCCCTCCAGTGGGTAAAGAAACCCCACTCCAGGCCTTCTGTGCTGCTTTAGTTTTCCTGATCTACTCCCAAAGGGTCCCAGCAACAGTGGTGAGTGCTGAGCGCCCCACAAGCTCCTCTCCCCTCAGACGCTCAGCTCTGGGCAGTAGAGCCAGACTGCTTGAATTTGATGCGTGGCTCCACCACCTTCCAGCACACACCTCGTATCGGTGATGTGGACGTCATCTTCCGCAAATATAAAACAGGGGAAATCACAGAACCTATTCCGTAGGTTTGTCCAGAGACTACAGTGTTATCTAAAGAGTGCTCGGTATAGAGCAGGGGCAGAGCGAACAAAAGAGGAGTGCTGGcttgaaaaataactttaaaatatagcaACAGTGTTATTCCCATTTAATAGGCTTGGAGAGTGGCCTGCCCACAGAATTCACTGGCTGCAGAGCTAGCTGACCCCACCAGCATATTTGTAAGACCCCAAGTGGTTGGCCAAGTGCTTCCCAGATTGACATTAGGCTCAATGCTAGGGTCTGGTCTCACCTGATATTCCCCAAGGTAGCGATGATGAGCCCCAAGGCCAGCCCGTGAGCCAGGGCAGGCTGCAGGAGTCCAGTGTTTGCGCTGTTCTCAATGACCGATAGACACCCGATGAAGATGAAGAGGGCAGAGCCCAGAAGTTCCACCACACATGGCTGCACGTATTGCTCATACCAGGACACCCGGCATCTGCCAGCCACACTGGTCTCCTTCACCTTGCCGTCACTCAGGTCCATATCACACATCGGTGCCTGCCgcagggaaaaggagaggaaacaCAGGCGGCAGAGGCCCCCAGACAGAAGCCCCCATCCCCAGCCTTGGACACATCCTCAGTGCCCTTGCCCAGGCAGCAAACTCACCTCCCCAGACATCAGCTCTTGAGAAGGTTCAAGCCAGAGCTACCAGAAGCAGCACCGGCTGCACCAGAAGGCCCACACTTATCTCTGGGACTCAGACTGGTCCGCTAGACTCTGCACTTTTAAAGGACTGCGAACGTTCACCAAAGGTGTCCAGAAAGCAATAAAGCCTGGAAGGGAGGTGGCCCAGaagaataaactttttttttttctaatctcaaCAGGGCAAGGGCCACGTGGGATCAATGATTGCTGGGCTTAGGGCCAGCAACAGGAAAGGCGTGGCCTGCTTACATCACGTGCAGAGCATACTCCAGGCCCCCTTCATGGTGCCTCATCTCTCCAGGGTCCAAAGGTGACCAGCACATGTGCACAGGCATAAGGAAGGCCCCACCAGGAGAGAATTGCACACTCAGTGATAGCCAACTCCTCCGTCATTATTGTCCCACTCTCTCCATGGGCCTTCTTCCAACCCAGGACCCTTTCTATACTCACCCTGATCACCTGACCCAGCCGTGTGTACAGACAATGAGCTCTGGGTGCCTGAGGCGGTAGAGACAGTGCAGCACCGTTGTGTATGGTAAAGCTGGTGACTTTGGAAGCCTGGTGTTAGGTGGGACCTTCAGCCTCATGTGCTCAAAGCCAGGGCACCATCAGTGAGATGCACTCCTCTCAGTTTATAGTGTCTCTTCACCTCCACTGTTTCATCTGCAAAAGACACTGATTGCGCCAATGTCATGGCATCCTTACAAGGTTTCAGGGAGTGAATATATGAAAAGGGATCAAGACAGTTCCAGATACCTTAGAAAATGCCCAAGTCCATTCATTCCAAATAGCCCTGTAAACCCCTTATAGTGCACAAGTGGCCAGGCCTCGCCCCTGAGGACCTCCAACCAGCAGTTTCTGCCCACAAGAAGACTCTAGCTGCCATAACAGCTGGACCCAGCCCCTCCAGACTCAAGTGGCCAAGCTCTACTCTACGGGGTAAAAAGCCCAAGCTCAGGATTTGAAATTCACTAATCTTCACTCCGGAATTTCCACTCTGGAAAGCtctccctcaccccccccccaaaaaaaaaccctatataaACCCTGTTTTCTGCTCAGTTATCTGCTGCATCTCACCCAAGCAGAGGTAGCCGCCCTCCTGGGTTTTCCCCcttcaataaatctcttgtgtgaggctTGTTGTGTGCTGTGACTTTGTGGTATTCCATGGCTCCCAACTGCCAGGATACCTTTCCCTTCAGAGCACTAACACTTGCGTCAGGGAAATCCCCCCTGCCCAGCAGAGCTGAAACACTTGCACTGGGCGaacctttcccctcagagctACAACACTCCCATTGGGAAAGCCTTCCCCACAATACCCATATAAAACAGTGCGTATGTCCATCAACACATAGAATACATAGTTGGGTGTTACACTGCACGCTTCTACGTGCCAGGAATTGGCTAAGAGCCTTGTATAGATTGCCTCACTCTCTCCTGGCAAACACTCCATGACGAACTATTTTTACAGCATGCCACAGAAGAGAAAGCACTCTTTCCTGATGACATAGCCTATGATTATAAGAAGAGTGAGATGTCACGAGAGGACAGTGCAATTCGACTTATGCAAGGTACCCAGACTGTCCGATTTATGAATGCAAAAAGATGAACATGGCCAGGATGGGGCTCAGTTGGTGGTGTGCCCTCTCCTTATCACCATGTAGAAACAGACATGGttatacacacctgtaatctcagcacgcaAGAGGTGAACTCAGGAGAGggcaaggtcatccttagctacacagaAAGTTTGATGCCATCCTGGCTATATGAGgtcttgtctttttaaaaaaaaattttttttgaagtaggaACTGGGGTCAGCCTGGTGGATAAAAATAGTTTTTGTCCAGGCTTGGTAACTGAATATGAtctccaggacctacatggtggaaggagaaagccaacccctgcaagttgtcctctgacttccagaaaagcacacacacacaagcaagcaaataaataaataaatccctttccAGAGCATGGAGGAGAGTGAGTTAGTGTTTTTGTTGGGGAAGTGAAAACATTTCTAGAGACGAATGGTAGAGATGGATGGATACCGCTGAGGATATTTGATGCCACTAAACTGTACGCTTAGGATACAATGGTACATCTTCTGTTGTATACACTTTACCACTATTGGAAGAAAAGACTCTATAAACTCAACTACATTCCATTAGCTTTCAAGAGACTAACAGAAGGactgagggaagaagggaggaagggaggaagagagagagagagagagaagggacagtATACCGCCTTCTTTGTCTCACAAATATTTAAATAGCTGCTGCGAGTCCATCACTGTCCATAACTGTTGAGTTTCAGGGTTCCGCTAGACCAAGGGCTCTGATCTGATTGTGTGTGGGGATCAAGAACTGACATCAAAGACTCAGAGTTTAATGACCTTTTCGACCACTTACCAATAGCACACTACACAGCCGGTCTCACAAGCACACTGAATCTCTTCCCGACAGCCCTGAGCTTAGTGCTGTTACTCATTGTCCTTACTTTCAGATGATTAAAGGAGACACAAAGAGACTGAAGAACATGAACACAGGCGGTACAGATTAAAAGTATCCACCCGAGGGCAGAAGTCAATACACCCACAGACAGAGGCTGGGTAGTGTGCTGCCTGCCTGGCGGGGCAGGGCCGGGACACAGGCCTCCCCTAAGCATCTTTGCATGGCCAGTGGGTTAGGCCCATGCTGTTTatctcccatcctgtttcctgccTCCCTCTACCCCAACATCACACCGGTGGCTCGGGATGCTTCTTCAGCCTTCCTTCTGTGGCCCTGGGAACAGCAAGATAAGATAGTCACCGCGCATCCTCCTGGTGGAGCTTCCGGAACAATTCTCTCCCGTTTCCTCCCAGACCAGCTCcacttcttgtttttaaaactcaaaccaggaatggggagatggctcagtgggtaaaatccTTGGCCGTCTAAGCATAAAacttgagtttgaatccccagaattCACATAAAGCCTAAGGTGGTCCAGCGAGCCATAATTCTAGTGccgagagggagaggcagggcagGAGGCCGAGGCAAGAGACTCCCCAGACAGGAGTGGGCTGGTTGGCCTTGTGTAGACAACATCAAGTAAgcaaagaccctgtcttgaaggaaCAAGGTGGAAAATGGGGAATAATACACAAAGTGTTCCACATGAaagctgtcacacacacacacacacacacacctgtgtacatgaacaaacacatacatacatacatacatacatacatacataataccaGCGCTAACTATGCACCTGCCATCAGGCCTGTCTTCAGTGAGCCCCTCAGACTCCCTCTCAACCAGCACAGACAAATACCAGGCCCCCAGCTAATAATGCTGTAGTGAGCTCCTCATCCAGTTCCCTTGTTTACTTCATTTCCATCCATTCCTATCCCACTGGGAGCCAGTGCAGCATAGTTTAGTACTTGAGTCTGATTTGGGGAGCAGAATAGTCTGTTCTTCAACTGTTGCCAGAATGGCTCCAGTTTCCTCTACTAATACATGGAAGGGGCCCACTCCGTAGGCTCGTTGCATGAATAAATTGAGACAGGGCCCAGTAAATAGCAGCCATTACAGCAGCTTCTATGAGAGTAGGGTAAGTGCCATTATAAACATGCCCCCAACACTACAATgccttaacataataaaaatgggtTCACTGCTCACAGAACTGTCCACACAGCATTTTCTACTAAGTGGTCACTGGGGTACCAGGATATTTCCAACTTTGAGCACCCCATGTTGCAGCCCTAGGGTGTCTTCCAGCAAATgtagaaagaaaatgtaaaagaggGTCCTACAAGAAGTTGCTATGGGCTCGGCTTGGAAATAAGTCTCTCTTCTAGGTATACTTGTTGGGCTAGAACTTGGTTATATGGCTTCACCTGACTGCAGAAGAATCTAAGAAACGTGGTCCAGCTATGGGCACAGGAAGATGAAGACAGGCACAGTATGAGAACCAGGCAATTTATGCCGCATGATGGTTGGTCCCTGCACTATCAATATCTCCAAAGAGGAAGagacttaagggaggaagggcctatcttggctcacagtttaagaaCACCATCtaatcagaagagggaaaaaacagggaacaggacaggagcctgccacagagggcctctgaaagactctaccctgcagggtatcaaagcagatgctgagacttatggtcaacctttggacagagtgcagggaatcttatgaaaggagtgggaaatagtaagacctggagaggacaggagctccacaaggagaacaacagaaccaaaaatctggacacaggggtcttttctgagactgatactccaaccaaggaccattcaaggacattacctagaatccctgcacagatgtagcccatggcaattcagtgtccaagtgggttccatagtaatggggacaaggattgtctctgacagtaacttattggcctgctctttgatcaccttcccctgatgtgggagcagccttaccaggacacagaggaagacaacgcagctactcataatgagacctggtagactaggatcagaaggaaggggaagaaaacctcccctatcattagactgggggaggggcatgggtg is a genomic window containing:
- the Aqp8 gene encoding aquaporin-8, whose product is MSGEAPMCDMDLSDGKVKETSVAGRCRVSWYEQYVQPCVVELLGSALFIFIGCLSVIENSANTGLLQPALAHGLALGLIIATLGNISGGHFNPAVSLAATLVGGLNAMLLIPYWVSQVLGGLIGAALAKAVSPEERFWNASGAAFATVKDQGQVAVALGAEIILTMLLALAVCMGAINRKTKGPLAPFSIGFSVTVDILAGGGISGACMNPARAFGPAVMAGYWDFHWVYWIGPLLAGLLVGLLIRVFIGDEKTRIILKAK